In one Candidatus Micrarchaeia archaeon genomic region, the following are encoded:
- a CDS encoding 30S ribosomal protein S6e, with the protein MKAVISDPKTGKSYQSELDKGRETALAGKKIGEKVDGGSIGLAGYSLEVRGGSDTSGFPMRKDISGTRKIAAILSGGTGYRPHMKGVRKKKTVRGNTISADTVQVNLKILEYGSAKLEELFPPKEKKEEKK; encoded by the coding sequence ATGAAAGCAGTGATTTCCGATCCAAAAACCGGCAAGTCCTACCAGTCGGAACTTGACAAGGGCAGGGAAACGGCGCTGGCCGGCAAGAAGATAGGGGAAAAGGTGGACGGCGGCTCCATAGGCCTGGCCGGTTACTCGCTCGAAGTGCGCGGGGGTAGCGACACCAGCGGCTTCCCGATGAGGAAGGACATATCCGGAACCAGGAAGATTGCGGCCATACTCTCGGGCGGCACGGGCTACAGGCCCCACATGAAGGGCGTGAGGAAGAAGAAAACCGTGCGCGGGAACACGATTTCAGCGGATACGGTGCAGGTGAACCTCAAGATTCTGGAATACGGGAGCGCGAAGCTCGAGGAGCTTTTCCCGCCGAAGGAGAAGAAGGAGGAAAAGAAATAG